The DNA window GAAAAAATCAGTTATAGATTTGGTGACCCTCACCGGGGAGACGTTATCGTTTTCAGGGCGCCCGTTGGAAGAAAGGTTGACTTTATTAAGAGGATCGTCGGTCTTCCTGATGATACTGTTTCTATCCAGGATGGGAAGGTGCTAATTAATGGGTCGGAGCTGAAGGAGCCTTACGAAACCCAGCTTACACAAGGGAATGACACGGTTCAACTTTCTGACAATCAATATTTCGTTCTGGGAGACAATCGCAATTCTTCTTCGGATTCAAGGAGCTTTGGTTTAATTGATAAGGAAAGTATTAGGGGAAGAGTTTGGGTCGTTTATTGGCCGCCTACCGGCGATGGGGGTTTTAGAACAATTTCAAGAGTTAACTACTAAATCCCTGATTCTTTTTATTACTTCCGAAGTTTTTTCTACGTTGCCTTTGATGACTATTAGCATCTTACTTTCCACCCTGGATTGGCTAATTTTGACGGCCGCTTTCACGTCACCGTTAGAAAGTTTTTGCGTTAGATCCGCTTGATATTTATCTAGCTCTTCGTTTTGGAGTCGGAGAGCCGGCTTTTGTTGTTTTGGGGCAATATTTTCGCGCGCTTTCAATTTTCGG is part of the Candidatus Curtissbacteria bacterium genome and encodes:
- the lepB gene encoding signal peptidase I; translated protein: MSYQEGFKLFVKEAVQTVAITLVVLFFVYNFLVQPHRVKGDSMLPNYHDGELLLTEKISYRFGDPHRGDVIVFRAPVGRKVDFIKRIVGLPDDTVSIQDGKVLINGSELKEPYETQLTQGNDTVQLSDNQYFVLGDNRNSSSDSRSFGLIDKESIRGRVWVVYWPPTGDGGFRTISRVNY